A single Venturia canescens isolate UGA chromosome 1, ASM1945775v1, whole genome shotgun sequence DNA region contains:
- the LOC122419153 gene encoding uncharacterized protein isoform X3 — translation MTSTKSKEIADEYISSLSDLTINSKPLINMLTMLAEDNVEHAPAIVQAVENHLQKVRSEIKLPVLYLIDSIVKNVNGAYLSLFTQNIVNTFCCVFDKVDENTRSSMWKLRQTWNEVFPAKKLYSLDVRVQSIDPAWPITTPPPQISSGSIHVNPRFLVSTPTTPTPPIGQSPSVSLTSNDSTSMSEAVMREQLLKKKRELLELQKRKLDLELLQAETSLEQQRRQLDKQVAGASSVVVPTAHVIPTTDVSQPKPVAPVVPSQATKLVAKQFPAAAASLLKNVGSANGPRIAPASSIAVASARPVSRDPRLKPLPSVGDQGSGSITDPRLRPISSSDVHQKVQQPVASAAAAGGGGDGRGGEGAGGGAATAAAAAALALASATTTSISTVLSDQLKQQLITKQAVTSAMSKPLSNNAGSDFASTFLNASNNDNPISAHENANNNNNNNNNNKTLSGITNKEGVTHRASQKKEPRTSSNNNANNNSSKSIQSQSQTAGLSTLAGSAGGSSTSLTSMNSSTLMSGLRGSGSVIGDSKSRETTKSSRGSGGTSSSSIDKSSTSSKSSHRKLGNKTRSKQPQASPSKISKIDRESSPTTSTGSSPVRSKSRENENSNSIEPNNAASSITNRTSPLVSSSSSTSSSSSFQSSSKSRSKKISLKSRKRSPSPPYRIPRRHNDSNKSSSSSNNTSAVGLTEEEQSGSLIVSPPHPPSTFKDIRANTRLRNYVRRNKDEDNNDDNHDDEVLPDSGNNPLRSVSPQAKKDNSLIDSTSKDEDLRSSVNLPNLSVTTGAIPEKIEDLDLRILPPVSSKRHSSEHAEPVVTKKSKAEKFDALFGNEDVDLRTLTHPKAGRPPTPPPPVISGEDGKDSWAKLKTPSKGDREKQAGSGGGGGNNEDKRDRDRNKDRLGRPRLYNKLPDDPKERRRTLSSEEPEVRPNRRGSRGGCDNDKMERNSDRNIEIIMKQAAEQLKQGCISSSDYNTLIQEVLHMSEDQKLRAAQRKEKETVIWEPGINLEMNRIGGERPGSAFSPSMDGGDLPRSKDHGHPRNRNGPRWQQQNHQPWQQPPAPWAHPPGPSFPPVPPPQGHFNTDFRPVGPWQNPRAFGPIRPDYVPYHRGFNANMPPNPRMGMMPGMGVPNGPILNIMQNGPLGPMGISTPPPSLQLPSINGPSPIIINSVPLQSGQITNMIGNSNLPPITPVGAVTAVTGANATAVVRTLISDSSTIPNCDLEDSQDSSNLRQNSSELPLPDPKQLEAIANDRMKSIEIDGEPREIRYYGQTGIVFMKVDDPREIGFQDGTRRVLIDDKETILCAFNEPYKEFIYEGQVHRIRLGGPSRELYIDDRWYECYFGGLPIKVDLGNKKVSVKLEGPPPQVKIGSVKRRELVVGKVHLILDARELVPVFVDSKPQIFEIDGKPQILEFIDCLERVLLNGRPFKVVFGGLPTSIIVRGKKHFFRFTVLPPGIRPGYVKILGMRGEPPKEYSQEMIQESPASTTIPSIQSAEHDSASQDSSELITPGINSELQVNALPSTLAAPVASPTSTVPYKAEITEATTTPAPPVLTLPLNMNELFQRLVETGIVPNITGQKKPDEEEKKEPVILPVSFDKPETLKVKQPAIASALYSGIQCSSCGARFAPELATRYSHHLDWHFRQNRRERDSARKAHSRPWYYDVSDWIQFEEIEDLEDRAQSWFETEKQTAETEGTATEDSPQETTQPSVPTGSDEDSRCQVCHDVFEQFYNEEKEEWHLRPTVTYEGKNYHPMCLEDHKRSLEKSALALLEEEKKEAADESTTMPEELKALESETTKENTDAEMIEEKILEDKNIADESVENNANNENSIAKSDDEMEKVKISEESSNEEAQKIEGTDKDIEEDKLEGGDDAVLNNLENIKIKEEPIDPIESEELQEGENGFQFGNVEIKQEPTDPEPDHEESMLAESAVVDTTHTAVKSSIDGNVELDSATTTIPPAPSRIKINITKPLATKEPDDSKEKPKDKSTGESLPEETTTPLVAASLKPALQGRKLSNLPPIEKGHELSGLCSIM, via the exons ATGACCTCAACCAAGTCCAAGGAGATTGCTGACGAATACATATCGTCGCTCTCTGATCTGACAATAAACAGCAAGCCACTGATTAACATGCTCACCATGCTGGCAGAGGATAATGTCGAGCACGCACCTGCGATCGTCCAAGCAGTCGAGAATCACTTGCAAAAG GTGAGAAGCGAGATCAAACTACCCGTCCTGTATCTCATCGATTCCATCGTCAAGAACGTTAATGGAGCTTATCTTAGCCTCTTCACACAAAACATCGTTAATACTTTCTGCTGCGTTTTCGATAAG GTGGACGAAAATACACGTTCGAGCATGTGGAAACTGAGGCAAACGTGGAACGAAGTATTTCCGGCCAAGAAATTGTACTCTCTCGATGTCAGAGTTCAAAGTATCGATCCAGCTTGGCCGATCACGACGCCACCGCCGCAGATATCGTCCGGTTCTATACACGTAAATCCACGGTTTTTGGTG TCGACTCCTACTACACCAACTCCACCCATAGGACAATCGCCAAGCGTCTCCTTGACGAGCAATGACTCGACATCGATGAGCGAAGCCGTAATGAGGGAACAACTACTCAAGAAAAAACGTGAACTCTTGGAATTGCAAAAACGCAAGCTCGATCTCGAATTACTGCAAGCTGAAACGAGCCTGGAACAACAACGTCGACAATTGGACAAACAAGTTGCCGGTGCATCTAGTGtg GTTGTGCCCACAGCTCATGTGATACCAACGACTGATGTTTCACAGCCGAAACCTGTTGCACCTGTAGTCCCTAGTCAAGCTACTAAGCTAGTGGCCAAACAG ttCCCAGCAGCTGCCGCGTCTCTGTTGAAGAACGTTGGAAGTGCAAACGGTCCCCGAATAGCGCCTGCGAGTAGTATAGCGGTCGCATCGGCTCGTCCAGTCTCACGCGATCCCCGATTGAAGCCGTTGCCATCGGTCGGAGACCAAGGAAGCGGTTCAATAACGGATCCTCGTTTGCGTCCGATCTCGTCGTCAGACGTACATCAAAAGGTCCAACAACCAGTAGcatcagcagcagcagcaggaggAGGTGGCGATGGAAGAGGTGGCGAAGGAGCAGGAGGgggagcagcaacagcagcggcGGCGGCAGCGTTAGCGTTAGCGTCAGCAACGACAACGAGCATAAGCACTGTACTTTCAGACCAATTAAAACAGCAGTTGATAACGAAACAGGCTGTGACTAGCGCAATGAGCAAGCCTTTGTCGAATAATGCCGGGTCAGATTTCGCGTCAACGTTTTTGAACGCTAGTAATAACGATAATCCTATTTCGGCACACGAAAAtgccaacaacaacaacaacaacaacaacaacaataaaacACTAAGTGGTATAACGAATAAAGAGGGTGTAACGCATCGTGCGAGCCAAAAGAAAGAACCCAGAACGTCTAGTAATAATAACGCTAACAATAATAGTTCAAAAAGTATTCAGTCACAATCACAAACGGCGGGTTTATCGACATTAGCTGGTAGCGCTGGTGGTAGCTCAACTtctttaacgagcatgaattCTTCAACGTTGATGTCGGGTCTGCGAGGAAGTGGAAGCGTCATTGGTGATTCAAAGTCGCGAGAAACGACGAAGAGCAGCCGTGGTAGCGGCGGCACTTCATCCTCGTCGATCGATAAGTCTTCCACTTCCTCAAAGTCTTCGCACCGAAAATTAGGGAACAAAACTCGTTCGAAACAACCTCAAGCGTCTCCGAGTAAGATATCGAAAATCGATCGCGAATCGAGCCCCACCACCAGCACCGGCAGTAGCCCCGTTAGATCAAAATCTCGCGAAAACGAAAACAGTAATTCCATTGAGCCTAACAACGCAGCTTCTTCCATCACGAATCGCACATCACCGCTAGTGTCCTCATCATCCTCAACCTCGTCGTCATCCTCCTTCCAATCTTCGTCCAAGAGTCGTAGTAAAAAGATCAGTCTCAAATCGCGAAAACGAAGTCCGAGTCCACCTTACAGAATACCCCGTCGTCATAACGATAGCAACAAATCGTCGTCCAGCTCGAACAATACTTCTGCCGTTGGTCTTACCGAGGAGGAACAGTCCGGTTCGTTGATCGTATCGCCTCCGCATCCTCCCTCTACTTTCAAAGATATACGCGCCAATACGAGATTGAGAAATTACGTCCGGCGAAATAAGGACGAAGACAACAATGACGACAATCACGACGATGAGGTGCTTCCCGATTCAGGGAATAATCCTCTTCGTTCGGTCTCGCCGCAAGCCAAAaaagataattctttgatcgATTCCACGAGCAAAGATGAGGATCTTAGATCGTCCGTCAATCTCCCCAATTTATCCGTTACAACCGGGGCAATACCCGAAAAGA tagaaGACTTGGATCTACGAATTCTACCTCCTGTCAGTTCTAAACGACACAGCTCCGAACACGCCGAGCCTGTAGTTACGAAAAAGTCTAAAGCTGAGAAGTTCGATGC gtTGTTCGGAAATGAGGACGTGGATTTAAGAACATTGACGCATCCGAAAGCTGGTCGTCCACCGACACCGCCACCGCCAGTCATATCGGGTGAAGACGGTAAGGACAGTTGGGCGAAATTAAAGACCCCGAGCAAGGGTGATCGAGAGAAACAGGCGGGTAGCGGTGGTGGGGGTGGTAACAACGAGGATAAACGGGACCGCGATCGTAACAAAGATCGTTTGGGGCGGCCAAGATTATACAATAAATTGCCGGACGATCCGAAGGAGCGTAGAAGAACTCTGTCGTCGGAAGAGCCGGAAGTCCGACCGAATCGTCGTGGCTCTCGCGGTGGTTGCGACAACGATAAAATGGAGCGGAACAGcgatcgaaatatcgaaataataatgaagcaAGCTGCGGAACAATTGAAGCAAGGCTGTATATCCAGTAGCGATTATAACACGTTGATTCAAGAGGTATTGCACATGAGCGAAGATCAAAAATTACGAGCGGCCCAACGAAAGGAGAAGGAAACGGTAATCTGGGAGCCAGGAATCAATTTGGAGATGAATCGTATAGGCGGCGAGCGTCCAGGATCGGCGTTTAGCCCCTCTATGGACGGGGGAGATTTGCCGCGCTCCAAGGATCACGGGCACCCCCGAAATCGTAACGGTCCCCGTTGGCAACAGCAGAATCATCAACCGTGGCAACAGCCACCGGCTCCTTGGGCTCATCCACCCGGGCCGTCTTTTCCACCGGTGCCACCTCCTCAAGGACACTTTAACACCGATTTTCGACCAGTTGGGCCATGGCAAAATCCCCGCGCTTTTGGCCCTATTAGACCCGACTACGTGCCCTATCATCGTGGCTTTAACGCTAACATGCCGCCGAATCCGCGCATGGGTATGATGCCCGGTATGGGAGTTCCCAACGGACCCATCCTCAACATCATGCAAAATGGACCGCTCGGACCTATGGGAATCTCGACCCCGCCGCCATCGCTCCAATTGCCCTCTATCAACGGACCCAGCCCCATCATAATCAACAGCGTGCCTCTGCAATCCGGTCAAATAACGAACATGATTGGAAACTCGAATCTACCGCCTATCACCCCTGTCGGCGCAGTCACCGCTGTCACTGGCGCCAACGCAACCGCGGTCGTTCGAACATTAATATCCGACTCGTCGACGATCCCGAATTGTGACCTTGAGGACAGCCAAGATTCTTCGAATCTCAGGCAGAACAGTAGCGAATTACCATTACCTGATCCGAAACAACTTGAAGCAATTGCCAATGATCGCATGAAATCAATAGAGATCGATGGCGAACCCAGAGAAATTCGATACTATGGACAAACCGGAATTGTTTTTATGAAAGTTGATGATCCCAGAGAAATTGGTTTCCAAGACGGTACCCGAAGAGTTCTTATCGACGACAAAGAAACCATTCTATGCGCCTTTAACGAACCTTACAAAGAATTCATTTACGAGGGTCAAGTTCACAG AATTCGATTGGGTGGACCTTCCAGAGAACTGTATATAGACGATCGATGGTACGAGTGTTATTTCGGTGGTTTGCCTATAAAAGTAGACCTGGGTAACAAAAAAGTAAGTGTCAAGTTAGAAGGTCCTCCACCCCAGGTGAAAATTGGAAGTGTCAAGCGGAGGGAACTTGTCGTCGGAAAAGTTCATTTAATTTTGGACGCAAGAGAATTGGTACCAGTTTTCGTTGATTCGAAACCGCAAAT cTTCGAGATCGACGGCAAACCACAAATTTTGGAATTCATCGACTGTCTGGAGAGAGTTTTACTTAACGGTCGACCATTTAAAGTGGTATTCGGTGGTTTGCCAACGTCGATTATCGTGCGTGgcaaaaaacactttttccgTTTTACCGTTTTGCCGCCCGGTATACGTCCTGGATATGTGAAAATTCTCGGAATGCGAGGAGAACCGCCCAAGGAATATTCCCAAGAAATGATCCAGGAAAGCCCGGCATCAACGACAATTCCAAGTATTCAGAGCGCCGAGCACGATTCAGCCTCGCAAGATAGCTCCGAATTGATCACCCCAGGCATCAATTCCG AATTACAAGTCAACGCTTTGCCTTCGACGCTTGCGGCTCCGGTTGCTTCCCCAACCTCTACTGTGCCTTACAAAGCTGAAATAACTGAAGCTACGACAACTCCTGCGCCACCGGTCCTAACTTTACCGCTCAATATGAACGAGCTTTTCCAGAGACTCGTTGAAACTGGAATCGTTCCGAATATTACAGGACAGAAGAAACCAgacgaagaagagaaaaaagaaccgGTGATACTCCCAGTCTCGTTTGATAAACCGGAAACGCTTAAAGT taAACAGCCGGCTATCGCTTCGGCGTTGTATAGTGGCATACAATGCAGTTCTTGCGGTGCTCGTTTTGCGCCTGAATTGGCCACACGTTATAGTCACCATCTTGATTGGCATTTCCGACAAAATAGACGGGAAAGGGACTCTGCGAGAAAAGCACACTCTAGACCGTGGTATTATGACGTTAGCGATTGGATTCAGTTTGAAGAAATCGAAGATCTAGAGGACAGAG CTCAAAGTTGGTTCGAAACGGAAAAACAAACGGCTGAGACTGAAGGAACCGCGACCGAAGATTCACCCCAAGAAACAACCCAACCCAGCGTTCCAACTGGATCTGATGAAGATTCTCGTTGTCAAGTCTGTCACGACGTTTTCGAGCAATTTTATAacgaagaaaaggaagaaTGGCATTTAAGGCCTACGGTTAcgtatgaaggaaaaaattatCACCCCATGTGCCTCGAAGATCACAAG CGATCGCTCGAAAAGTCGGCTCTGGCCCTTCttgaggaagagaaaaaagaagctgCCGACGAATCCACTACCATGCCTGAAGAGTTAAAAGCTCTCGAGAGCGAAACTACCAAGGAAAATACCGATGCGGAAATGATCGAGGAGAAAATACTTGAGGACAAAAACATCGCCGATGAAAGTGTTGAGAATAACGCGAATAACGAAAATTCCATCGCTAAGAGTGACGATGAAATGGAGAAGGTGAAGATTTCGGAGGAGAGTTCTAACGAAGAGGCTCAGAAAATAGAAGGAACGGATAAGGATATTGAGGAAGACAAGTTGGAAGGTGGGGACGACGCGGTGCTTAATAATCtcgaaaatatcaaaattaaaGAAGAACCGATCGATCCGATCGAGAGTGAGGAACTCCAGGAAGGTGAGAATGGCTTCCAGTTTGGCAACGTCGAGATTAAACAAGAACCTACC